The Fusarium oxysporum f. sp. lycopersici 4287 supercont2.74 genomic scaffold, whole genome shotgun sequence genome has a segment encoding these proteins:
- a CDS encoding uncharacterized protein (At least one base has a quality score < 10) gives MANLTRWSVLLVLRMILSAGASGTVSVAYGVVADITTAGERGSFIGTIFLFTTMAPSLGPVLGGASISTGTFTEPDRD, from the exons ATGGCGAATCTGACTAGGTGGAGcgtgctgctggtgctgaggATGATACTCAGCGCGGGGGCTTCAGGTACGGTGAGCGTTGCGTATGGTGTTGTTGCGGATATTACGACTGCTGGGGAGAGGGGGTCGTTTATCGGGACGATCTTTTTGTT CACTACAATGGCACCGAGTTTGGGGCCTGTATTGGGAGGT GCAAGTATATCGACTGGAACTTTCACCGAACCCGACAGAGACTAG